The Microbacter sp. GSS18 genome has a segment encoding these proteins:
- a CDS encoding carbohydrate kinase produces the protein MKTCVIGIDVGLTSAKAAAFDEHGRELHTVAAPNPRVAVSRERQEIDMTALWEVVADVLRDLTGVLTRDGWRIGGVAATGHGNGLYLVDGHLRPIRPAIASTDSRAEAIVAGLDRDRIDEVQRITGSVPWAAQPGVLLRWLHENDPDVLTQARWALTCKDWITACLTGIASADFSDSSGCGLVDLLTRDYEPAVFDLLGLPREVMSLLPPLSASDEAVGVVTAEAAALTGLPEGTPVAAGCMDCVASPLGAGSAALGDVTVIVGTWAINSVVVPTSEAPPHVTINALLPEDGLMLAMEVAPTSAASIEWASSLLGACATIPITPRDLLDAGQDAPPLADGLLFLPFIHGAPEHLGASGTLIGIKGSHGYAHVARAVAEGITQYHRVQLDKVIDSGAVVSDQPWTLAGGGAKNHVWAQMFADVVGHAMRRQLGTELGARGVASLAAHAIGIDTGGWNTAPDPRLVVEPGGCRAAYAEQAGRFDRVLESMQSVWEVCA, from the coding sequence ATGAAGACCTGCGTCATCGGCATCGATGTCGGCCTCACCTCCGCGAAGGCGGCGGCGTTCGACGAGCACGGCCGCGAACTCCACACGGTCGCCGCCCCCAATCCCCGCGTCGCCGTGTCGCGCGAGCGGCAGGAGATAGACATGACGGCCCTCTGGGAGGTCGTCGCAGACGTTCTGCGCGACCTCACCGGTGTCCTCACGCGCGACGGCTGGCGCATCGGCGGCGTCGCAGCCACGGGCCACGGCAACGGCCTGTATCTCGTCGACGGGCACCTGCGGCCGATCCGTCCCGCCATCGCCTCCACCGACAGCCGCGCGGAGGCCATCGTCGCCGGCTTGGATCGGGATCGGATCGACGAGGTGCAGCGGATCACAGGTTCGGTCCCGTGGGCGGCTCAGCCCGGGGTGCTGCTGCGCTGGCTCCACGAGAACGACCCCGACGTCCTCACCCAGGCGCGCTGGGCGCTCACCTGCAAGGACTGGATCACGGCCTGCCTGACGGGCATCGCCAGCGCCGACTTCTCGGACTCGTCAGGGTGCGGGCTGGTCGACCTGCTCACGCGCGACTACGAGCCGGCCGTGTTCGACCTGCTCGGACTTCCGCGAGAGGTCATGTCGCTGCTGCCGCCGCTGTCGGCATCCGACGAAGCAGTCGGCGTCGTCACCGCTGAGGCGGCCGCGCTGACCGGACTGCCCGAGGGCACGCCGGTCGCCGCCGGATGCATGGACTGCGTCGCCAGTCCGCTGGGTGCCGGATCGGCCGCTCTCGGCGACGTGACCGTCATCGTGGGGACCTGGGCGATCAACAGCGTCGTCGTCCCGACCTCCGAAGCCCCGCCGCACGTCACCATCAACGCGCTGCTTCCCGAGGACGGGCTCATGCTCGCCATGGAGGTCGCCCCGACGTCCGCAGCGAGCATCGAGTGGGCCTCGTCGCTGCTCGGAGCGTGCGCCACGATCCCCATCACCCCGCGGGACCTGCTCGACGCCGGCCAGGATGCACCGCCGCTGGCCGACGGGCTGCTGTTCCTCCCGTTCATCCACGGCGCGCCCGAGCACCTCGGCGCATCCGGGACGTTGATCGGGATCAAGGGCAGCCATGGCTACGCCCATGTCGCGCGTGCCGTCGCGGAGGGGATCACGCAGTATCACCGCGTGCAGCTGGACAAGGTGATCGACAGCGGCGCCGTCGTGTCGGACCAGCCCTGGACGCTCGCGGGAGGCGGCGCGAAGAACCACGTGTGGGCGCAGATGTTCGCCGATGTCGTCGGGCACGCGATGCGTCGACAGCTCGGAACCGAACTGGGGGCGCGAGGAGTCGCCTCGCTCGCCGCGCACGCGATCGGGATCGACACCGGCGGGTGGAACACCGCGCCGGATCCCCGGCTGGTCGTCGAGCCGGGGGGCTGCCGTGCAGCGTACGCGGAGCAGGCCGGGCGGTTCGACCGCGTGCTCGAGAGCATGCAGTCGGTGTGGGAGGTGTGCGCGTGA
- a CDS encoding ABC transporter permease codes for MSTATTASLPSATERVRASATSSSPALLALVALIAIFTATAILQPGILSVPGLTLMLMSSVPLVFATQAQMIIMSVGDIDLSVGYLVGLVTVIAATLFIDAPVVALALIVGILAVYALVAWVVQRRGVPSIIITLGLSFVWLGIGLQIRPTPGGATPEWLSALSQWRPVWFPAPLVFIALATLLGWYLTRRSRLGVRMRALGSHAATLEKAGISLAATRVVAYLCAAALMIAAGLLLASQTWSGDINSATDYTLMTIAAVILGGGTFAGGRALPIGATLGAVTLGLITVLLSLVNLPSSLQSAAQGLIVLAVLAGRIITERLAR; via the coding sequence ATGAGCACCGCAACCACCGCATCGCTGCCATCCGCCACAGAACGGGTCCGCGCGTCCGCGACGAGCAGCTCGCCCGCCCTCCTGGCACTGGTCGCACTGATCGCGATCTTCACGGCGACCGCGATCCTGCAGCCCGGCATCCTCAGCGTTCCGGGGCTCACGCTGATGCTGATGTCTTCCGTGCCCCTCGTGTTCGCCACTCAGGCGCAGATGATCATCATGAGCGTCGGAGACATCGACCTGAGCGTCGGCTACCTCGTCGGCCTGGTCACTGTCATTGCGGCGACCCTCTTCATCGACGCGCCCGTGGTCGCGCTCGCGCTGATCGTCGGCATCCTGGCCGTCTACGCACTCGTCGCGTGGGTCGTGCAGCGACGCGGCGTGCCGTCGATCATCATCACCCTCGGGCTGTCGTTCGTCTGGCTCGGGATCGGCCTCCAGATCCGGCCCACTCCGGGCGGCGCGACCCCGGAGTGGCTGTCGGCGCTCTCGCAGTGGCGGCCGGTGTGGTTCCCCGCCCCGCTGGTCTTCATCGCGCTGGCGACGCTGCTCGGCTGGTATCTGACCCGGCGCTCACGACTGGGCGTGCGGATGCGTGCGCTGGGTTCGCACGCTGCCACGCTCGAGAAGGCCGGCATCTCGCTCGCCGCCACCCGCGTCGTGGCCTACCTGTGCGCCGCGGCGCTGATGATCGCCGCGGGACTCCTGCTCGCGTCGCAGACGTGGTCCGGTGACATCAACTCGGCGACCGACTACACGCTCATGACCATCGCCGCCGTGATCCTCGGCGGCGGCACATTCGCGGGCGGCCGGGCGCTGCCCATCGGCGCGACGCTCGGAGCCGTCACGCTGGGCCTGATCACCGTCCTGCTCAGCCTGGTCAACCTGCCATCGAGCCTGCAGTCGGCCGCGCAGGGGCTGATCGTCCTCGCGGTCCTCGCAGGCCGCATCATCACAGAGAGGCTCGCCCGATGA
- a CDS encoding SDR family oxidoreductase: protein MSGGEVLTDSVGSTYGVEAVRALDDIVRVSRALGADPSFVLHGGGNTSIKATGRDVTGRAVDLVFVKGSGWNLGTIEPEGFAPLRRDRLRELLELAELDDPTMVNELRQASMDASAPTASIEALLHSSLPGRVVLHSHADAIVALTNREVAPESIADALGAGVRVLPYVMPGFPLARLVADTDTTGADALVLSNHGLFTFGDDPDAVLDRHRELVARASAVAGVAGGEWGAPGDGIASSGARDDIVSLRADISRAAGRPMIVAQSVSGRAAAFASRTGLEQATRRGTATPEHVLYTKREPMIGRDVDAYVRRYRSYVARHRGRTPQPVVELDPAPRVVFDADLGMLVVGETVAAAGVAHDVALHTMDVIDAADRLGGYRSLGEDLTFDIEYWSLEQAKLTGRIRRPLTGEVALVTGAASGIGRAIAQALLADGAAVVGVDLNTDVASVFDDPAWVGIAGDAASADVIDRAVETAVRRFGGVDMLVVAAGIFPPSQPIAELDDDVWERAMRINATGVARMLRAAHPCLRRAVRGGRVVLVSTKNVTAPGPGVAAYSVSKAAAAQLARVAALEWASDGIRVNQVDPDAVFDTAIWTPELLAARAAHYGLSVEEYRTRNLLGVEVRSADVAHAVVALCSDFPATTGAHISVDGGNDRVI from the coding sequence GTGAGCGGTGGCGAGGTCCTGACGGATTCGGTTGGTTCGACATACGGCGTCGAGGCCGTCCGGGCGCTCGACGACATCGTGCGCGTGAGCCGGGCCCTGGGCGCCGACCCCTCGTTCGTGCTCCACGGCGGCGGCAACACGTCGATCAAGGCGACGGGGCGGGATGTCACCGGACGGGCCGTCGACCTGGTGTTCGTGAAGGGAAGCGGCTGGAACCTCGGCACCATCGAACCCGAGGGCTTCGCGCCGCTGCGCCGCGACCGGCTTCGCGAGCTGCTCGAACTCGCCGAGCTCGACGACCCGACGATGGTGAACGAACTGCGTCAGGCGTCGATGGACGCGTCCGCTCCCACGGCCTCGATCGAAGCGCTGCTGCACTCCTCGCTGCCCGGTCGCGTCGTGCTCCATTCGCATGCGGACGCGATCGTCGCGCTGACCAATCGCGAGGTCGCACCTGAATCGATCGCCGATGCACTCGGTGCCGGTGTCCGCGTACTCCCCTATGTCATGCCCGGCTTCCCGCTGGCGCGGCTGGTCGCCGACACAGACACCACCGGAGCGGATGCGCTGGTGCTGAGCAACCACGGACTGTTCACGTTCGGCGACGATCCGGATGCCGTGCTGGACCGCCACCGCGAACTGGTGGCGCGCGCCTCTGCCGTGGCCGGAGTCGCGGGCGGTGAGTGGGGAGCCCCCGGTGACGGGATCGCGTCATCCGGTGCACGCGATGACATCGTCAGTCTGCGTGCCGACATCTCGCGCGCGGCCGGACGACCCATGATCGTGGCGCAGTCCGTGAGCGGCAGGGCGGCGGCGTTCGCGTCGCGCACCGGCCTCGAGCAGGCGACGCGCCGCGGGACCGCGACGCCCGAGCACGTGCTCTACACGAAGCGGGAGCCGATGATCGGACGCGACGTCGACGCCTACGTGCGGCGCTACCGCTCATATGTCGCGCGGCATCGCGGTCGCACCCCGCAGCCCGTCGTCGAACTGGACCCGGCTCCCCGCGTGGTCTTCGATGCCGATCTGGGGATGCTCGTCGTCGGTGAGACGGTGGCCGCTGCGGGCGTCGCGCACGATGTCGCGCTGCACACGATGGACGTCATCGACGCCGCCGACCGCCTGGGCGGCTATCGCTCGCTCGGCGAGGACCTCACTTTCGACATCGAGTACTGGTCGCTGGAGCAGGCCAAGCTCACGGGGCGCATCCGCCGTCCGCTCACCGGCGAAGTCGCGCTCGTCACCGGCGCCGCCTCCGGGATCGGACGGGCGATCGCGCAGGCCCTCCTCGCCGATGGAGCCGCCGTCGTCGGCGTGGATCTCAACACCGACGTCGCTTCGGTCTTCGACGACCCCGCGTGGGTCGGGATCGCGGGAGACGCGGCGAGCGCGGACGTCATCGACCGCGCCGTCGAGACCGCCGTGCGCCGGTTCGGGGGAGTGGACATGCTCGTCGTCGCGGCGGGGATCTTCCCGCCGAGCCAGCCGATCGCGGAACTGGACGACGACGTGTGGGAGCGTGCCATGAGGATCAACGCCACGGGCGTGGCCCGCATGCTCCGCGCAGCCCACCCGTGTCTGCGTCGCGCCGTGCGCGGGGGCCGGGTCGTACTCGTGTCCACCAAGAACGTCACGGCACCGGGCCCGGGCGTGGCCGCATACTCGGTGAGCAAGGCGGCAGCGGCACAGCTCGCCCGCGTCGCCGCGCTCGAATGGGCCAGCGACGGCATCCGCGTGAATCAGGTCGACCCGGATGCCGTCTTCGACACGGCCATCTGGACACCGGAGCTTCTCGCCGCGCGCGCCGCCCACTACGGCCTGAGCGTGGAGGAGTATCGAACCCGAAACCTGCTCGGGGTGGAGGTGCGCAGCGCCGACGTCGCCCACGCGGTCGTCGCGCTGTGCTCTGACTTCCCGGCGACGACCGGCG
- a CDS encoding sugar ABC transporter ATP-binding protein encodes MLTAESVSKHYGNTRALAEIELSVAKGEILGLVGHNGAGKSTLMRMLAGRERPDSGAVRWQGGGAWNQRAAAAAGVRMVYQELALCPDLTVAENIALSDDRSRGWGWRGKAEVQVASMLDRVFPGHGVSVVRRTGELSMAQRQMVEIARALCTPALSVLILDEPTESLSVDATRQLYSHLRELAERGVSMVLISHRMQEVLANADRIAVMRDGRIVDLVAAAATSEGALLSGMGGEVHADTATMRRVTTDRKRPPAAADGVVARVDGRGAEFSLLAGEIVGLAGLAGHGQDALLRRLWGAGRGVTIARRRAYVPGDRQVSGIFPLWSVGENLTISALRRFSAAGVVNAARKRAIAAEWVDRLSVKGGARAPITSLSGGNQQKVLVARAFATDAQIVLLDDPFRGVDVKTKNELYALMRVEASRGRSIVWYSTENGEMAHCDRVFVFRAGAIVSELSGEEITEERIIADSFGDDVEGDR; translated from the coding sequence GTGCTCACGGCAGAGAGCGTGTCGAAGCACTACGGCAACACCCGAGCGCTCGCCGAGATCGAGCTCTCGGTCGCGAAGGGGGAGATCCTCGGACTGGTGGGCCATAACGGCGCCGGCAAGAGCACGCTCATGCGCATGCTCGCCGGTCGCGAACGGCCAGACTCCGGCGCCGTGCGCTGGCAGGGCGGCGGTGCATGGAACCAGCGCGCCGCCGCCGCTGCCGGAGTCCGCATGGTCTACCAGGAGCTGGCCCTGTGCCCGGATCTCACCGTCGCCGAGAACATCGCCCTCTCGGATGATCGGTCCCGCGGGTGGGGCTGGCGAGGCAAGGCCGAGGTCCAGGTGGCGAGCATGCTCGACCGCGTGTTCCCCGGTCACGGCGTGAGCGTCGTCCGGCGGACCGGAGAGCTCTCCATGGCCCAGCGACAGATGGTCGAGATCGCCCGCGCCCTGTGCACGCCCGCGCTGAGCGTGCTCATCCTCGACGAGCCGACAGAGTCCCTCAGCGTCGACGCGACCCGGCAGCTGTACTCCCACCTGCGCGAACTCGCCGAGCGCGGCGTGAGTATGGTGCTCATCTCCCACCGCATGCAGGAGGTGCTGGCCAACGCCGACCGCATCGCGGTGATGCGCGACGGGCGCATCGTCGACCTCGTCGCCGCCGCTGCGACCAGCGAAGGGGCGCTGCTGTCGGGGATGGGCGGTGAAGTGCACGCGGACACCGCCACGATGCGCCGCGTGACGACCGACCGCAAGCGGCCGCCGGCCGCCGCAGACGGGGTCGTCGCACGCGTCGACGGTCGCGGCGCGGAGTTCAGCCTGCTGGCCGGCGAGATCGTGGGACTGGCCGGACTCGCCGGTCACGGACAGGACGCGCTGCTGCGACGTCTGTGGGGTGCGGGCCGCGGGGTCACCATCGCGCGCCGACGGGCCTACGTCCCCGGCGACCGCCAGGTGAGCGGGATCTTCCCGCTCTGGAGCGTCGGCGAGAACCTGACGATCTCCGCCCTTCGGCGCTTCTCGGCCGCCGGGGTCGTCAACGCCGCGCGCAAGCGGGCGATCGCCGCCGAGTGGGTGGACCGCCTCAGCGTCAAGGGCGGCGCGCGTGCGCCGATCACGTCGCTGTCCGGCGGCAATCAGCAGAAGGTGCTCGTCGCGCGCGCCTTCGCGACCGATGCCCAGATCGTCCTGCTCGACGACCCGTTCCGCGGAGTCGATGTCAAGACCAAGAACGAGCTCTACGCGCTCATGCGCGTGGAGGCATCCCGCGGTCGCTCGATCGTCTGGTACTCGACCGAGAACGGCGAGATGGCGCACTGCGACCGCGTGTTCGTCTTCCGTGCGGGTGCCATCGTCAGCGAGCTGTCGGGCGAGGAGATCACCGAGGAGCGCATCATCGCCGACTCCTTCGGCGACGACGTCGAGGGGGACCGATGA
- a CDS encoding substrate-binding domain-containing protein — protein sequence MKLFKSGRIASALAATAAAALLLAGCAGSPQAGSDGAAEPEGLSIALSNGFVNGWRLTLIDKFETEAEKLKDEGIVSDYTVVNAPGENSATEQASQIRSLMLQNPDVLMVIPASSTALIPAVEEACSAGINVIILDADMDTSCGTVVRNDYGQWGADSLLPALDAIGGQGDIVLNRGVIGSQPDEAFYARQQEILADYPDVDVVAEVNGYCDSATAQKEIVAIIGSLPEIAAVPGCIGGMGIVQAFESADREIPVVVFDTDGKSLAFWQESGIDNGSFAALTDPGQVVAALYVALVKESGDEVPGQVVLPLVQVTQDNLDYWVDALNADEYAANAWDEESTDAAIAAILAGDQVEVPALP from the coding sequence ATGAAGTTGTTCAAGAGCGGCCGCATCGCATCGGCCCTGGCGGCCACAGCCGCCGCCGCCCTGCTGCTGGCCGGCTGTGCCGGCAGTCCCCAGGCGGGCTCCGACGGGGCCGCCGAGCCGGAAGGGCTGTCGATCGCGCTGTCCAACGGATTCGTCAACGGCTGGCGGCTGACCCTCATCGACAAGTTCGAGACCGAGGCCGAGAAGCTCAAGGACGAGGGCATCGTCTCCGACTACACCGTCGTGAACGCGCCGGGCGAGAACAGCGCGACCGAGCAGGCCTCGCAGATCCGCAGCCTGATGCTCCAGAACCCGGACGTGCTGATGGTGATCCCGGCATCCTCCACCGCGCTCATCCCCGCCGTGGAAGAGGCATGCTCCGCCGGGATCAACGTGATCATCCTGGACGCCGACATGGACACGAGCTGCGGCACGGTCGTGCGCAACGACTACGGGCAGTGGGGTGCCGACTCGCTCCTTCCCGCACTCGACGCGATCGGCGGCCAAGGCGACATCGTGCTCAATCGCGGTGTCATCGGCTCGCAGCCCGACGAGGCGTTCTACGCCCGGCAGCAGGAGATCCTCGCCGACTATCCCGACGTGGATGTGGTCGCCGAGGTGAACGGCTACTGCGACTCCGCGACGGCGCAGAAGGAGATCGTCGCGATCATCGGATCGCTGCCCGAGATCGCCGCGGTCCCCGGGTGCATCGGCGGAATGGGCATCGTGCAGGCCTTCGAGTCGGCCGATCGCGAGATCCCGGTCGTCGTGTTCGACACCGACGGCAAGTCGCTCGCGTTCTGGCAGGAGAGCGGCATCGACAACGGTTCGTTCGCGGCGCTGACCGACCCGGGCCAGGTCGTCGCGGCGCTCTATGTCGCGCTCGTCAAGGAGAGCGGAGACGAGGTGCCCGGTCAGGTCGTCCTCCCGCTCGTGCAGGTCACCCAGGACAACCTCGACTACTGGGTCGACGCGCTGAACGCCGACGAGTACGCCGCCAACGCCTGGGACGAGGAGTCCACCGACGCCGCGATCGCCGCGATCCTCGCCGGCGACCAGGTCGAGGTCCCGGCCCTTCCGTAG
- the lsrF gene encoding 3-hydroxy-5-phosphonooxypentane-2,4-dione thiolase translates to MADLDDLREGTDYSGAAASDGAPRLKGLSGQDWGLRSRMSRVFAPEDGKTVMLAFDHGYFQGPTSGLERLDRSILPLVPQADALMCTRGALRTTIPADSGKGVVLRASGGPSILKELSDEELAVSIDDAVRLDAAALAVQVFIGGDNETKSVKNMTTLVDQGQAAGIPVLAVTAVGRDMVRDARYFRLATRISAELGAAFVKTYYVEEGFETVTSACPVPIVIAGGKKVEEKEALRVAYRAMQEGAAGVDMGRNVFQSEHPAAMLSAVRGVVHDGLTPDDAFELFQSLAH, encoded by the coding sequence ATGGCTGACCTCGACGACCTCCGCGAGGGAACCGACTACTCGGGGGCCGCCGCGTCGGACGGCGCCCCCCGCCTCAAGGGCCTGTCCGGTCAGGACTGGGGGCTGCGGTCCCGTATGTCGCGTGTTTTCGCGCCCGAGGACGGCAAGACCGTGATGCTCGCATTCGACCACGGCTACTTCCAGGGGCCGACATCCGGGCTCGAGCGGCTCGATCGATCCATCCTGCCGCTGGTGCCTCAGGCGGACGCGCTGATGTGCACGCGCGGTGCCCTGCGGACCACGATCCCCGCGGATTCCGGGAAGGGCGTGGTGCTGCGCGCCTCGGGCGGCCCCAGCATCCTCAAGGAGCTGTCGGACGAAGAGCTCGCCGTGTCGATCGACGACGCCGTGCGGCTCGATGCCGCGGCGCTCGCCGTGCAGGTCTTCATCGGCGGGGACAACGAGACGAAGTCCGTGAAGAACATGACCACGCTGGTCGACCAGGGGCAGGCAGCGGGCATCCCCGTGCTGGCGGTCACCGCCGTCGGCCGCGACATGGTGCGCGACGCGCGCTACTTCCGCCTCGCCACGCGCATCAGCGCCGAGCTGGGTGCGGCCTTCGTGAAGACCTACTACGTCGAGGAGGGGTTCGAGACGGTGACGAGCGCCTGCCCCGTGCCCATCGTCATCGCCGGCGGAAAGAAGGTCGAGGAGAAGGAGGCGCTTCGCGTCGCCTACCGGGCCATGCAGGAGGGTGCAGCCGGCGTCGACATGGGACGCAACGTCTTCCAGTCGGAGCACCCCGCCGCGATGCTCTCCGCGGTGCGCGGCGTCGTGCATGACGGGCTCACCCCCGACGACGCGTTCGAGCTGTTCCAGTCCCTCGCCCACTGA
- a CDS encoding ABC transporter permease translates to MTAIHSAPRTARLELAWPAWGWSLIGTAVVWALIVAVRPGAPFDPLVQALSLAPFLVLVALGQMLVITLGPGNIDVSVGTVISMTSYVSVAVGASAGPVVGLLAAAGAGLAAGLVSACAILLLRVPPIIATLATSLIVTSITLLLTDSARAGADPALRAFVNAKVLGIPLMAVVVAVATVGIWFVLRHTRLGLSIIAVGQSAPAAERAGLRVAAVTATAYLACAGFAGLVGGLLAAYISPSTVLGSSYMLDSIAVVVIGGTLIAGGRPVPVGAWTGALFFVLLSGLLNLVGWSVGAQNVLKGVLVVLVVIVASAATGTGRSTWARLRAQFTPGSTASTPRTSDKKETIHG, encoded by the coding sequence ATGACCGCCATCCACAGCGCGCCGCGCACCGCGCGGCTCGAACTCGCCTGGCCCGCCTGGGGCTGGTCGCTCATCGGGACGGCCGTCGTGTGGGCCCTCATCGTCGCAGTGCGACCCGGCGCGCCCTTCGACCCCCTCGTGCAGGCCCTTTCGCTGGCCCCCTTCCTCGTTCTGGTCGCCCTGGGGCAGATGCTCGTCATCACCCTGGGACCGGGCAACATCGATGTCTCGGTGGGAACGGTCATCTCCATGACGTCGTACGTGTCGGTGGCCGTCGGCGCATCCGCCGGTCCCGTGGTGGGGCTGCTCGCCGCGGCGGGCGCCGGCCTCGCGGCGGGGCTGGTCAGTGCGTGCGCGATCCTGCTCCTGCGCGTGCCGCCGATCATCGCCACGCTCGCGACGAGCCTGATCGTGACCTCCATCACCCTGCTGCTCACCGACTCCGCTCGCGCGGGCGCCGATCCCGCGCTGCGCGCGTTCGTGAACGCCAAGGTGCTGGGCATTCCGCTCATGGCGGTGGTGGTCGCCGTCGCGACGGTCGGAATCTGGTTCGTGCTCCGGCACACGCGCCTGGGGCTGTCGATCATCGCGGTCGGCCAGAGCGCTCCCGCCGCCGAGCGCGCGGGGTTGCGCGTCGCCGCTGTGACCGCCACCGCCTACCTCGCGTGCGCCGGGTTCGCCGGCCTGGTCGGCGGACTGCTGGCGGCCTACATCTCGCCGAGCACGGTGCTCGGCAGCTCCTACATGCTCGACTCCATCGCGGTCGTCGTCATCGGCGGCACGCTGATCGCCGGTGGCCGTCCCGTGCCCGTCGGCGCGTGGACCGGCGCGCTGTTCTTCGTCCTGCTGTCGGGACTGCTCAATCTCGTCGGCTGGTCCGTCGGCGCCCAGAACGTCCTCAAGGGCGTCCTCGTCGTCCTCGTCGTCATCGTCGCGTCCGCGGCGACCGGCACCGGCCGATCCACCTGGGCCCGGTTGCGGGCTCAGTTCACCCCGGGCTCGACGGCGTCGACGCCCCGCACCTCTGACAAGAAGGAGACCATCCATGGCTGA
- a CDS encoding glycerol-3-phosphate dehydrogenase/oxidase, which translates to MPELSTYATPDDTDVVVIGAGINGLAIAREAATRGLSVVLIDQDDIAARTSAISTRLIHGGLKYLERLEVPLVFESIRERDILLDTAPHLVRPYPMLIPFSRTASRPGWLLSCGLVLHDVLSLGKRLPLNRIVLGRRLRREWPSIAAGGVRWGGLFQDAHVPVTERFAIELAIDAARNGARIVTHSPVLSVIRGHDGIRGVVYRDRATGAERRLTARIVVNAAGPWVDDVLDFVGPHDRRIGPTKGSHLVVDAFPGAPDTCIFFESPEDQRPMFVLPWWDGKYMIGTTDLPYDGGLAEIIADDDEIRYLLSAANELIPEACLTPDAVLWSYSGVRPLPYVGEVTNPASVSRDSEIVVHDDHDRGLLTVIGGKYTTHRALGEEAVHRIEEALSLPRARSRTRTRRFPGAPMLPTDQFETAFVRRSGLPEATARRLARVYGALAEHVERLAASTPDLASVIDEGTGAIAAEVVYAVVEEGALTLEDVLVRRTVIALGSDVGLSCAPVAARVLVEHAGWDPARADEEIARYRESVRRFAPKALRVAATAGDVA; encoded by the coding sequence ATGCCTGAACTGAGCACCTACGCCACACCGGACGACACCGACGTCGTCGTCATCGGCGCCGGAATCAACGGACTAGCGATCGCTCGCGAAGCCGCAACCCGAGGACTGTCGGTGGTCCTGATCGACCAGGACGACATCGCCGCACGAACCTCGGCGATCTCGACCCGCCTGATCCACGGCGGGCTGAAGTACCTCGAGAGGCTCGAAGTCCCGCTCGTGTTCGAGTCGATCCGCGAGCGCGACATCCTTCTGGACACCGCTCCGCACCTCGTGCGGCCGTACCCCATGCTGATCCCGTTCTCGCGCACCGCGTCTCGTCCGGGCTGGCTGCTGTCGTGCGGGCTCGTGCTCCACGACGTGCTGTCGCTGGGCAAGCGGCTGCCGCTGAACCGCATCGTGCTCGGGCGCCGGCTGCGGCGCGAGTGGCCGTCGATCGCAGCGGGCGGCGTGCGCTGGGGCGGACTGTTCCAGGACGCCCACGTCCCGGTGACCGAGCGCTTCGCCATCGAACTGGCCATCGACGCAGCGCGGAACGGGGCGAGGATCGTGACCCACTCGCCCGTGCTGTCGGTGATCCGCGGGCACGACGGCATCCGCGGTGTCGTCTACCGGGACCGGGCCACCGGCGCTGAGCGGCGTCTGACCGCGCGGATCGTCGTCAACGCGGCCGGGCCCTGGGTGGACGACGTGCTCGACTTCGTCGGACCCCATGATCGCCGCATCGGCCCGACGAAGGGGAGCCACCTCGTGGTGGATGCCTTCCCCGGCGCGCCCGACACCTGCATCTTCTTCGAGTCCCCTGAGGACCAGCGGCCGATGTTCGTCCTCCCCTGGTGGGACGGCAAGTACATGATCGGCACGACGGATCTGCCGTACGACGGCGGCCTCGCCGAGATCATCGCGGACGACGACGAGATCCGGTACCTGCTGTCCGCGGCGAACGAACTCATCCCCGAGGCGTGCCTCACTCCTGACGCCGTCCTGTGGTCGTACTCGGGTGTGCGCCCGCTCCCGTACGTCGGTGAGGTGACGAATCCGGCATCGGTCAGCCGTGACTCCGAGATCGTCGTCCACGACGACCACGACCGCGGCCTGCTCACCGTCATCGGGGGGAAGTACACGACGCACCGCGCACTGGGCGAAGAGGCCGTGCACCGCATCGAGGAGGCGCTGAGTCTGCCGCGGGCCCGGTCGCGCACACGTACGCGACGCTTCCCCGGCGCGCCGATGCTGCCGACGGATCAGTTCGAGACCGCGTTCGTCCGTCGCAGCGGCCTGCCCGAGGCGACGGCGCGGCGCCTGGCCCGCGTGTACGGCGCGCTCGCCGAGCACGTCGAGCGTCTGGCGGCGTCGACGCCGGACCTGGCCTCTGTGATCGACGAAGGCACCGGGGCGATCGCCGCCGAAGTCGTCTACGCGGTGGTCGAGGAGGGCGCCCTGACCCTCGAGGATGTGCTGGTCCGCCGGACCGTCATCGCCCTGGGATCGGATGTCGGCCTGTCGTGTGCGCCGGTCGCCGCACGCGTACTCGTCGAGCATGCCGGGTGGGACCCCGCGCGCGCCGACGAGGAGATCGCGCGCTACCGTGAATCGGTCCGCCGCTTCGCGCCGAAGGCGCTGCGGGTGGCGGCGACTGCCGGCGACGTCGCCTGA